A portion of the Homalodisca vitripennis isolate AUS2020 chromosome 2, UT_GWSS_2.1, whole genome shotgun sequence genome contains these proteins:
- the LOC124354794 gene encoding mitochondrial uncoupling protein 2-like yields MVKPSVAVVSVADDLPLGLKLLAAGTSASFADFCTFPLDTAKVRLQIQGEAKTLTAMGNTEVMAAAAQSQYRGVVGTIMTIARNEGPLSLFNGLSAGLQRQMCFASVRLGMYDTVRDFYTELFYGKTTDVGLNIPLRILAGGTTGCMAVVIAQPTDVVKVRFQAQLRGAGELRYSSTMQAYRTIAVQEGARGLWKGAFANCGRNAIVNISEIVCYDIIKESILKSGFMGDTVPCHFVSAVAAGFCTTFFASPVDVVKTRFMNSKPGTYKSALNCAVKMFAQEGFSAFYKGFMPSFARLVSWNIVMWLTYEQVKKFMAEKRKAYYSLT; encoded by the exons ATGGTTAAGCCGTCAGTAGCAGTGGTGTCTGTCGCAGACGACCTGCCGTTGGGCCTCAAGCTCTTGGCAGCTGGTACTTCAGCATCCTTTGCTGACTTCTGTACCTTCCCTCTTGATACGGCTAAAGTTAGGCTGCAG ATACAAGGGGAAGCGAAGACGTTGACGGCAATGGGAAACACAGAGGTGATGGCCGCGGCAGCTCAAAGTCAGTACCGAGGAGTGGTCGGCACGATCATGACCATAGCCCGCAATGAGGGCCCACT GAGTCTGTTCAACGGACTGTCTGCTGGACTCCAAAGACAGATGTGCTTCGCATCTGTGAGACTTGGGATGTACGATACAGTACGTGACTTCTACACAGAACTTTTCTATG GCAAGACCACAGATGTTGGACTCAACATTCCTCTCCGTATACTGGCGGGTGGCACCACAGGTTGTATGGCTGTTGTCATTGCTCAGCCCACGGATGTGGTCAAGGTGCGGTTTCAAGCTCAGCTGCGCGGCGCAGGAGAGCTACGCTATTCCTCCACAATGCAGGCTTATCGCACCATCGCTGTGCAGGAGGGGGCTAGAGGACTCTGGAAAG GTGCCTTTGCAAACTGCGGAAGAAATGCCATCGTTAACATCTCTGAGATCGTCTGCTATGATATTATCAAAGAGTCAATCCTAAAGAGTGGTTTCATGGGAGACACTGTACCTTGTCACTTCGTCTCAGCCGTAGCAGCAG GTTTCTGTACAACTTTCTTTGCCTCTCCTGTTGACGTTGTAAAGACCCGTTTTATGAACTCAAAGCCTGGTACCTACAAGTCAGCACTAAACTGTGCAGTCAAGATGTTTGCTCAGGAAGGCTTCTCTGCATTCTACAAGGG CTTTATGCCATCTTTTGCCCGATTGGTCAGCTGGAACATAGTCATGTGGCTTACATACGAGCAGGTGAAGAAGTTCATGGCAGAGAAGAGGAAAGCCTACTACAGTCTGACGTAA